AGCACTACTATAAATATTTAATTCCTGTAATTCATTATTTATAGCTACCTGCCACTTTGCGATCTTACCTTCTTTCAAAAGAAAAAACCCTTCTTTCTCAGTAAGTACTAATGCGCCAGCAGAAGTAGTGAACAAACCAATTATAAAATTTGATTTTAAGATAGCATCATCAGATACTAAAAGAGCTTTACCACTTTCAATTTTAAAAAGCCCTTTACCTGACTTTTGAAAATAGATTCCTGACTTATTTTTAAAGATTCTGGCTCTAGTGCTTTCGGAAGCTACTACGGTAAAACTTTCTGTTTTTAAATTGTAGATATAGATGCGTTGTAAAGATTGAAAAAGGACATAGGAATCTAAAGTAATAATATTCCAAAACTCCTCATCCTCAATCATAGGAGTACTTAATTTTTGATTCAAAGATTCATAGATTAAATCTCCGAAATCATCTTTAGACCAATAACCAAACTCCATATAACACCCCGTAAAAATACGATCATCAACGACTTTTACTGCACGTATATGAGAGCCATTAGGAGAAGCATAGGTTTTCCATGAAGCACCATTATAGGCTAATAACCCATAGTTATTTCCTACATAGATGTATTTTTCACTTGATTGTGAGATGCTCCAATTTTGATTACCTCCATTATAAGCGGTAGGAGAAAAATTATGTACAGGAGGTAATTCTTGCGCAAGACTAATTAAGGTGTATAGGAATAAGCTGATACCTAGTATATATCTCAAAAGCGATAATTTAAATCCATGAGGTCTTGGAATTAAAGATAATGATTTGAAGAGAAAATGTAATTATACAATTTCGGCACTAAGCCCTGCTTGTAATAGTTTCGTACAGCGTGGTTTTAGGTCTTCATAATCACCTGTTTTTACGGTACATTTTCCATTATGGTGCACAATAATTGAGCATTGTTCTGCTTGCTCAGGAGTATGATCACAAACACCAATTAAAGTTTCAATGACATGATCAAATGTATTTACCTCATCATTAAACAAAACAATTTCGTTTTGTTTTTGGGTTTCTTCTTCTAAAAGTAAATCTTCTAAGATCTTTTCCTTCGTGCTCATAGACCTAATTTTGGACTAAGATACAAATTCTAATAAATCAGAAATAGAAAATTGCTATAAAATCCAAGAAACTAGTACTAATTATAGAATAATAAAAAAAGGTATTCTAAAATTTAGAATACCTTTAAAATTGTAATGTATTTTTTTAAGTCTTAGTTAATTAATAAAGATAGTTTAATGCTGTAATGTCATTATTATTAAACTCACCATCTTCATTTGAGCTAAAACATGCTAACATAATAGATGTAGGATCATAAGCAGATGGTGTTCCTGGTACTGGTATAGCGCCCACTCCTGCTGTTCCTTCATTTGTATTCTGACCGCAACTTTGACGACTAAACCAATCTGTATGTCTGAAACCAACAGAATGACCAATCTCATGCGTAATTACATGCTCAATAACATTTACATCATAATTGCTTAAGCCGTAAATCTGAACAAATTTATTTGGATTTCCATTACTAGGAAATCCCGCAGAACCACCTGCACCTGATTCGCTAGGGTTAAGGTAAACTACCATATCTTTATCATCATAAGATGTCCCAAATGTTAAGGTAAAACGAATACTTAAATTTAAAGCATTGTAATTACTAACAGCGTATTGCAAAGCAGTTTGCTCTTTGGTTGACAAGGCATTTTGACCTCCAGTGTACCCAATAATTGTTAAGGTCCTAGGACTAACTAAATTAGTGGTATGGTAATTTTTAGCGCTTTTAATATCAATTTCTGATAAACTTTTAAACTGTTCTGCAGAAAATAAGATATCATTCTCTAATTGAAATCGCTCCTCCATTGAACCATCAGGAAGCATAAAATCTATAACGTCAATTTCGTTAACATTATAGTAGTTGTTTTTAAAAACACTTGTTACTTCATCAGTAATTTGTAGCTTTTCTTGTTCAACATTTTCTACACTAGCTTCTGGCACCAGAAGGTCGTTTTCTTTCTCTTTTTCACATGAACTAGCCACTAATAAAAGTGACATAGCAATAATAGTTAAATCGCGTTTTTTCATAAATAATTGTGTTAAATAAGTTAAAAAATATAAAACTATATCTTAAAAAAAATACATTACACCGACAATATATGACAATTCAACGATAATTTTGTAAAAATTTTAACATTTTCGATAAACGGCAGCAACCCAATTATTTCTACTCAAATTAGAGGTAAACTCCAAATGATGTTCTTTACACTTGGCTGATATTGTGGGAATATCTTCTGCATAAAAACCACTTAAAAACAGGGTCCCATTCACTTTTAAACACTTTGAATATTCAGAAATATCTTCTAGTAGAATGTTTCTATTTATATTCGCTATGATGATATCATAACTTTTATTCTTTAAAAGATTAACATCGCCTTCGTATACATTTATATGACTACAATCATTACGCTCTACATTTTCTAATGCATTTAAATAGCACCAATTGTCTATATCTATAGCGTCTATTGTACTAGCTCCTTTTTTTGCCGCCAAAATAGCCAAAACTCCTGTACCACTTCCCATATCTAGAACAGATTTTCCTTTAAAATCTGTATCTAATATATGTTGCAACATCATATGTGTAGTTTCATGATGACCGGTACCGAAACTCATTTTCGGCTCGATTACAATATCATACTCCACTTCCGGTTTTTCATGAAAAGGTGCACGTACTACACATTTTTCATCTACCTGAATAGCATTAAAATTCTGTTCCCAAGTTGCGTTCCAATTCTCCTGTTCTATTTCTTTAAAATCATACTCAATTTTAAAAATATCATTATCCAAAATAGTGACATTATTAAGAATAGTATCTGACCAATCCTCTTTTTTGATATATGCTAAGACTCCCTCTTCGGTTTCTAAAAAGCTTTCAAATAAGACCTCTCCTAATTCTGCTATTAATATATCTGACGCTGGCTGTAATGGCGCTACTCTAAAAGTATACTCTATGTAATTATTCTCTTTTTCCATTTTAGGTATAATATAAAAGGGCATTCTAATAGAATGCCCTTATGCTTTAATATGTATTTATTCTTTAGATTGCTTTGATAATGGCAACAAAATCATCTGCCACTAACGCTGCTCCTCCAATAAGACCACCATCTACATCTGGCTTAGAGAAAATCTCTACAGCATTGTTTGGTTTAACACTACCTCCATATAAGATAGATACGTTATTAGCAATTGTAGCATCATAAGCTTCCGTGATAGATTTACGGATAAACGCATGCATTTCTTGTGCTTGCTCCGGAGATGCTGTTTCTCCAGTACCTATAGCCCAAACTGGTTCATATGCTAAAACAATATTTTTCCAAGAGTTTGCTTCTAAAGAATATAACGCATTTTTAAGTTGACTTGCTACTACATTAAAATGATTGTCTGATTTACGATCTTCTAATTCTTCTCCAAAACAAAACATAATACGCATATTTTTAGCAAGCGCAGCAATCACTTTTTTTGCCAAAATCTCATCTGTCTCCCCAAAATAA
This genomic stretch from Cellulophaga algicola DSM 14237 harbors:
- a CDS encoding ATP-dependent Clp protease adaptor ClpS, with amino-acid sequence MSTKEKILEDLLLEEETQKQNEIVLFNDEVNTFDHVIETLIGVCDHTPEQAEQCSIIVHHNGKCTVKTGDYEDLKPRCTKLLQAGLSAEIV
- a CDS encoding M57 family metalloprotease; translated protein: MKKRDLTIIAMSLLLVASSCEKEKENDLLVPEASVENVEQEKLQITDEVTSVFKNNYYNVNEIDVIDFMLPDGSMEERFQLENDILFSAEQFKSLSEIDIKSAKNYHTTNLVSPRTLTIIGYTGGQNALSTKEQTALQYAVSNYNALNLSIRFTLTFGTSYDDKDMVVYLNPSESGAGGSAGFPSNGNPNKFVQIYGLSNYDVNVIEHVITHEIGHSVGFRHTDWFSRQSCGQNTNEGTAGVGAIPVPGTPSAYDPTSIMLACFSSNEDGEFNNNDITALNYLY
- the prmA gene encoding 50S ribosomal protein L11 methyltransferase — translated: MEKENNYIEYTFRVAPLQPASDILIAELGEVLFESFLETEEGVLAYIKKEDWSDTILNNVTILDNDIFKIEYDFKEIEQENWNATWEQNFNAIQVDEKCVVRAPFHEKPEVEYDIVIEPKMSFGTGHHETTHMMLQHILDTDFKGKSVLDMGSGTGVLAILAAKKGASTIDAIDIDNWCYLNALENVERNDCSHINVYEGDVNLLKNKSYDIIIANINRNILLEDISEYSKCLKVNGTLFLSGFYAEDIPTISAKCKEHHLEFTSNLSRNNWVAAVYRKC
- the tpiA gene encoding triose-phosphate isomerase — protein: MRSKIVAGNWKMNKNGTETEALLAELSAKLPDTTAEVMVAPNFVNLAGAVRSLESSTIEVIAQNMHYAESGAFTGEISADMLQNVGVKTVIIGHSERRAYFGETDEILAKKVIAALAKNMRIMFCFGEELEDRKSDNHFNVVASQLKNALYSLEANSWKNIVLAYEPVWAIGTGETASPEQAQEMHAFIRKSITEAYDATIANNVSILYGGSVKPNNAVEIFSKPDVDGGLIGGAALVADDFVAIIKAI